From a single Rosa rugosa chromosome 7, drRosRugo1.1, whole genome shotgun sequence genomic region:
- the LOC133723368 gene encoding UPF0481 protein At3g47200-like isoform X1 yields the protein MTEFQQEIQQVEAIDKKKEWHREITEKLHRKVESGSGCLSIHTVPTKLRRVKDEAYNCRIVSIGPLHLGNHDLAAMRERKWAYMHHLFQRIEDRQQFLECWKECTSAVYDLDSEIRGCYAKRMSHKDKGHKELAEVVLVDGCFILELFLKYEEHLNMTLDYQSDAIFNSAWMIAALQHDLALLENQIPFMILERLYEAIKPHLKNSRPNSVASLALTFFQPMNYKAFVEDWDTQYNHLLDVLHKFYLPSNCDISVEIEMITEMKHHSRPEPVFGSTKKWGFNFCASELSDAGIEFQKQQRTDHLLNITFSRGVIKIPPIFIDDSLLRNLIAFEQCSLGSLHHMTSYAILLKSLIRSPRDIRLLKQRGIISSNWIREEEYLSQLKSILDEVVVKEFYFGDLCDKVNAYHGKFWFRRGIKYIYRTYFSTAWSMISFVAAIILFILTALQTFFTVRPR from the exons ATGACTGAATTCCAGCAGGAAATCCAG CAAGTAGAAGCAATTGACAAGAAGAAAGAGTGGCATCGGGAGATTACTGAAAAGCTTCACCGCAAGGTGGAAAGTGGTTCTGGATGTCTGAGCATCCACACAGTTCCAACGAAACTTCGACGAGTGAAGGATGAGGCCTACAACTGTCGCATTGTCTCAATTGGTCCTTTGCATCTAGGCAACCATGACCTTGCAGCCATGAGAGAGCGTAAATGGGCTTACATGCATCACTTATTTCAGCGAATTGAAGATCGTCAGCAGTTTCTAGAGTGTTGGAAAGAGTGCACGAGTGCTGTTTATGATTTAGACTCAGAAATTCGTGGCTGCTATGCTAAAAGGATGAGCCACAAAGACAAGGGACACAAGGAGCTTGCAGAAGTTGTGTTAGTTGATGGATGCTTCATTCTGGAACTTTTCCTCAAGTATGAGGAACACTTGAATATGACACTGGATTATCAATCTGATGCAATATTCAATAGTGCTTGGATGATCGCGGCTCTTCAACATGATCTAGCACTACTCGAAAACCAGATCCCCTTTATGATTCTCGAGCGTTTATATGAGGCCATTAAGCCTCATCTAAAGAATAGTCGACCAAACTCTGTCGCTAGCCTTGCTCTTACTTTTTTTCAACCCATGAACTATAAGGCCTTTGTAGAAGATTGGGACACGCAGTACAACCATTTGCTTGATGTCTTGCACAAATTTTACCTCCCAAGTAATTGTGACATCTCAGTAGAAATTGAAATGATTACCGAAATGAAACATCATTCCAGACCTGAACCAGTATTCGGCAGTACTAAAAAATGGGGATTCAATTTTTGTGCTTCAGAGCTTTCGGACGCTGGAATCGAGTTTCAGAAGCAGCAGAGGACGGACCATTTGTTGAACATAACTTTCAGCAGGGGAGTAATTAAAATTCCACCGATTTTCATTGACGATTCACTCTTGAGGAACTTGATTGCTTTCGAGCAATGCAGTCTTGGCAGCCTGCATCACATGACATCATACGCAATTCTCTTGAAGAGTCTCATTCGTTCCCCGCGAGATATCAGACTACTTAAGCAAAGAGGGATCATAAGTTCCAATTGGATTAGAGAAGAAGAGTACTTGTCTCAACTCAAAAGTATACTTGATGAAGTTGTTGTGAAGGAGTTCTACTTTGGTGATTTGTGTGACAAAGTGAATGCTTACCATGGCAAGTTCTGGTTTCGCAGAGGTATAAAGTACATTTATCGCACTTATTTCTCCACAGCATGGAGTATGATATCATTTGTTGCAGCCATTATACTTTTCATTCTCACAGCTTTACAAACATTCTTTACTGTCCGCCCTCGCTAA
- the LOC133723368 gene encoding UPF0481 protein At3g47200-like isoform X2 encodes MCILSYLHSVVRNKFKQQVEAIDKKKEWHREITEKLHRKVESGSGCLSIHTVPTKLRRVKDEAYNCRIVSIGPLHLGNHDLAAMRERKWAYMHHLFQRIEDRQQFLECWKECTSAVYDLDSEIRGCYAKRMSHKDKGHKELAEVVLVDGCFILELFLKYEEHLNMTLDYQSDAIFNSAWMIAALQHDLALLENQIPFMILERLYEAIKPHLKNSRPNSVASLALTFFQPMNYKAFVEDWDTQYNHLLDVLHKFYLPSNCDISVEIEMITEMKHHSRPEPVFGSTKKWGFNFCASELSDAGIEFQKQQRTDHLLNITFSRGVIKIPPIFIDDSLLRNLIAFEQCSLGSLHHMTSYAILLKSLIRSPRDIRLLKQRGIISSNWIREEEYLSQLKSILDEVVVKEFYFGDLCDKVNAYHGKFWFRRGIKYIYRTYFSTAWSMISFVAAIILFILTALQTFFTVRPR; translated from the coding sequence ATGTGTATTCTGTCATATTTACATTCTGTCGTACGAAACAAATTCAAACAGCAAGTAGAAGCAATTGACAAGAAGAAAGAGTGGCATCGGGAGATTACTGAAAAGCTTCACCGCAAGGTGGAAAGTGGTTCTGGATGTCTGAGCATCCACACAGTTCCAACGAAACTTCGACGAGTGAAGGATGAGGCCTACAACTGTCGCATTGTCTCAATTGGTCCTTTGCATCTAGGCAACCATGACCTTGCAGCCATGAGAGAGCGTAAATGGGCTTACATGCATCACTTATTTCAGCGAATTGAAGATCGTCAGCAGTTTCTAGAGTGTTGGAAAGAGTGCACGAGTGCTGTTTATGATTTAGACTCAGAAATTCGTGGCTGCTATGCTAAAAGGATGAGCCACAAAGACAAGGGACACAAGGAGCTTGCAGAAGTTGTGTTAGTTGATGGATGCTTCATTCTGGAACTTTTCCTCAAGTATGAGGAACACTTGAATATGACACTGGATTATCAATCTGATGCAATATTCAATAGTGCTTGGATGATCGCGGCTCTTCAACATGATCTAGCACTACTCGAAAACCAGATCCCCTTTATGATTCTCGAGCGTTTATATGAGGCCATTAAGCCTCATCTAAAGAATAGTCGACCAAACTCTGTCGCTAGCCTTGCTCTTACTTTTTTTCAACCCATGAACTATAAGGCCTTTGTAGAAGATTGGGACACGCAGTACAACCATTTGCTTGATGTCTTGCACAAATTTTACCTCCCAAGTAATTGTGACATCTCAGTAGAAATTGAAATGATTACCGAAATGAAACATCATTCCAGACCTGAACCAGTATTCGGCAGTACTAAAAAATGGGGATTCAATTTTTGTGCTTCAGAGCTTTCGGACGCTGGAATCGAGTTTCAGAAGCAGCAGAGGACGGACCATTTGTTGAACATAACTTTCAGCAGGGGAGTAATTAAAATTCCACCGATTTTCATTGACGATTCACTCTTGAGGAACTTGATTGCTTTCGAGCAATGCAGTCTTGGCAGCCTGCATCACATGACATCATACGCAATTCTCTTGAAGAGTCTCATTCGTTCCCCGCGAGATATCAGACTACTTAAGCAAAGAGGGATCATAAGTTCCAATTGGATTAGAGAAGAAGAGTACTTGTCTCAACTCAAAAGTATACTTGATGAAGTTGTTGTGAAGGAGTTCTACTTTGGTGATTTGTGTGACAAAGTGAATGCTTACCATGGCAAGTTCTGGTTTCGCAGAGGTATAAAGTACATTTATCGCACTTATTTCTCCACAGCATGGAGTATGATATCATTTGTTGCAGCCATTATACTTTTCATTCTCACAGCTTTACAAACATTCTTTACTGTCCGCCCTCGCTAA
- the LOC133720677 gene encoding auxin transporter-like protein 2: MLPQKQAEEAIVSNFSEGADHEGKELGAEENKDGENASLFSVKNFLWHGGSAWDAWFSCASNQVAQVLLTLPYSFSQLGLLSGILLQLFYGIVGSWTAYLISVLYIEFRSRKEKENVNFKNHVIQWFEVLDGLLGPYWKAVGLAFNCTFLLFGSVIQLIACASNIYYINDNLDKRTWTYIFGACCATTVFIPSFHNYRIWSFLGLGMTTYTAWYMTIAAAVHGQVEGVTHSAPQKMVLYFTGATNILYTFGGHAVTVEIMHAMWKPQKFKYIYLFATLYVFTLTIPSASVVYWAFGDELLNHSNAFSLLPKNAWRDAAVILMLIHQFITFGFACTPLYFVWEKVIGMHDTRSICLRALARLPVVIPIWFLAIIFPFFGPINSAVGALLVSFTVYIIPSLAHMLTYRKASARQNAAEKPPFFLPSWTAMFVINSFIVVWVLVIGFGFGGWASMTNFVRQVDTFGLFAKCYQCKPPKPVVAPAPHN, translated from the exons ATGTTGCCTCAGAAGCAAGCAGAGGAGGCAATAGTCTCCAACTTTAGCGAGGGAGCAGATCATGAAGGAAAGGAATTGGGAGCAGAAGAGAATAAAGATGGAGAAAACGCCTCATTGTTTAGTGTCAAGAACTTTCTCTGGCATGGTGGCTCTGCTTGGGACGCCTGGTTCAGCTGTGCTTCCAATCAA GTGGCGCAAGTACTATTGACACTTCCATACTCATTCTCTCAGCTCGGACTTTTATCCGGTATCTTGCTTCAGCTGTTCTATGGGATCGTCGGAAGCTGGACGGCTTATCTAATCAGTGTGCTCTATATTGAGTTCCGGAGcaggaaggagaaggagaatgTTAATTTCAAGAACCATGTTATCCAG TGGTTTGAAGTGCTTGATGGGTTACTTGGTCCTTACTGGAAAGCAGTGGGGCTTGCCTTCAACTGTACCTTCCTCCTATTTGGATCTGTCATTCAGCTCATTGCTTGTGCAAG CAACATATATTACATCAATGACAATTTGGACAAGAGGACTTGGACATATATCTTTGGAGCTTGCTGTGCCACTACAGTGTTCATACCTTCTTTCCATAACTATCGGATTTGGTCTTTCCTTGGACTTGGAATGACCACTTACACAGCCTGGTACATGACCATAGCAGCTGCTGTTCACGGACAG GTTGAAGGTGTTACACACTCGGCTCCCCAAAAGATGGTGCTGTATTTCACCGGCGCCACCAACATACTATACACCTTTGGTGGCCATGCTGTTACAGT GGAAATCATGCATGCCATGTGGAAGCCACAAAAATTCAAGTACATTTACTTGTTTGCCACACTCTATGTTTTCACATTGACAATTCCCTCGGCTTCGGTCGTTTACTGGGCCTTCGGCGATGAGCTTCTCAACCATTCCAAcgccttctctctcctccccaagAATGCGTGGCGTGACGCTGCTGTTATCCTCATGCTCATTCACCAG TTTATTACTTTTGGGTTTGCTTGCACACCATTGTACTTTGTGTGGGAGAAGGTGATCGGTATGCATGACACAAGAAGCATTTGCTTGAGGGCACTGGCTAGGCTTCCAGTTGTGATCCCAATTTGGTTCTTGGCTATAATCTTTCCGTTTTTCGGACCGATTAACTCTGCGGTTGGGGCTCTCTTGGTTAGTTTCACAGTCTACATCATCCCATCTTTGGCTCATATGCTCACATACAGAAAAGCATCTGCCAGACAG AATGCTGCGGAGAAGCCACCATTCTTTTTACCAAGTTGGACAGCCATGTTTGTGATCAACTCCTTCATAGTTGTGTGGGTTCTGGTAATCGGGTTCGGGTTCGGTGGATGGGCCAGCATGACCAACTTTGTGAGGCAAGTGGACACATTTGGGCTGTTTGCAAAGTGCTATCAATGCAAGCCCCCAAAGCCAGTAGTAGCACCAGCCCCACATAACTAA